The Euphorbia lathyris chromosome 2, ddEupLath1.1, whole genome shotgun sequence genome includes a window with the following:
- the LOC136219192 gene encoding putative DUF21 domain-containing protein At3g13070, chloroplastic → MLKFAYEPLVPGCPVVISGPKTSCLLHCNRVSKVPVKVSQKNYQFSSCISSNFANPYKCRAPYTSRSFRISFSDFRTRSKSLNSVNTDLGIRENAAKSLNLKLLRLLATRGLLLGAVICGVLVVGCKRVFAAEGVVNAGYGVIGQSILIWRNAWPKLSQLLIVIKEQGLILAALLGLSAFFSMAETSITTLWPWKVRELAEKESEDGVFKLLRSDVTRFLTTILIGTTVVNIGATALVTEAATTIFGEAGVSAATGVMTVAILLLTEITPKSVAVHNATEVARFVVRPVAWLSLVLYPVGRVVTFLSMGILKMLGLKGRSEPYVTEDELKLMLRGAELSGAIEEEEQDMIENVLEIKDTHVREVMTPLVDVVAIDDSATLVDFHELWVTHQYSRVPVFEQRVDNIMGIAYAMDLLDYVQKGELLESTTVGQMAHKPAYFVPDSMSVWNLLREFRIRKVHMAVVLNEYGGTIGIVTLEDVVEEIVGEIFDENDSKEEIQKKTGYIVMRAEGIYDVDANTSIDQLSEELNIKMPEGHQYETVSGFICEAFGYIPRTGETIKVILAKEIQEEDDEQTDAKPDRPDQNGKNQIYKIEILAGNARKVSAVRFERINNDDVMMDAKEVTRLVPRILKRKWSTEEEADGSECDEDSFQKRPEHSLSDSNVIAEHEDDNESPGRH, encoded by the exons ATGTTGAAATTTGCGTACGAGCCGTTAGTTCCGGGCTGCCCCGTGGTCATTTCTGGACCAAAAACCTCTTGTCTGTTGCATTGCAATAGAGTTTCAAAGGTACCAGTTAAGGTATCTCAAAAGAATTATCAATTCTCATCTTGCATCTCATCTAATTTTGCCAATCCGTACAAATGTAGAGCACCTTATACCTCACGTTCTTTTAGAATCAGTTTTTCTGATTTTCGAACTCGTTCAAAATCACTAAACAGCGTAAACACTGATCTGGGTATTAGAGAAAATGCGGCTAAGAGTTTGAATTTAAAGTTGCTAAGATTGTTGGCCACACGTGGGCTCCTTTTGGGTGCAGTTATATGTGGGGTTTTGGTTGTTGGCTGTAAACGAGTTTTTGCAGCTGAAGGTGTGGTGAATGCTGGGTACGGTGTTATTGGGCAGAGCATATTAATATGGAGGAATGCTTGGCCTAAGCTTTCTCAGCTCCTTATAGTGATCAAGGAGCAGGGTTTAATATTGGCTGCACTTCTTGGCTTGTCAGCATTTTTTTCTATGGCTGAGACTTCCATAACTACACTATGGCCTTGGAAG GTGCGAGAGCTGGCTGAAAAAGAGTCTGAAGATGGCGTCTTCAAATTGCTTCGCAGTGATGTAACTCGATTTCTGACAACTATTCTTATTGGCACAAC TGTGGTCAATATTGGAGCAACTGCACTGGTCACCGAAGCAGCAACAACAATTTTTGGTGAAGCTGGAGTTAGTGCAGCCACTGGAGTAATGACT GTCGCTATCTTGCTTCTTACTGAGATCACTCCTAAAAGTGTTGCGGTTCACAATGCCACAGAGGTTGCAAGATTTGTG GTCAGGCCAGTGGCATGGCTTTCCTTGGTGTTGTATCCTGTAGGAAGAGTTGTCACATTTCTGTCGATGGGAATTCTAAAGATGCTTGGTTTGAAAGGGAGAAG TGAACCATATGTTACTGAAGATGAGTTGAAGTTAATGTTGCGGGGGGCAGAATTGAGTGGCGCAATAGAGGAGGAGGAACAG GATATGATTGAGAATGTGCTTGAGATCAAGGATACACATGTTAGAGAAGTGATGACACCTCTTGTCGATGTAGTTGCAATTGATGACAGTGCAACTCTAGTTGATTTTCATGAGTTGTGGGTAACACATCAGTATTCAAG GGTTCCTGTTTTTGAGCAGCGCGTGGACAATATTATGGGCATTGCCTATGCAATGGATCTGCTAGACTATGTTCAGAAG GGTGAGCTACTAGAAAGTACAACTGTGGGACAAATGGCCCATAAGCCTGCATATTTTGTGCCAG ATTCAATGTCTGTCTGGAATCTTCTAAGAGAGTTCCGCATCAGGAAGGTTCACATGGCTGTTGTTCTCAATGAATATGGTGGAACTATTGGA ATAGTAACTCTGGAAGATGTTGTTGAGGAGATTGTTGGTGAAATATTCGATGAAAACGATTCAAAA gAGGAGATACAGAAGAAGACTGGCTACATAGTTATGCGAGCAGAAGGAATATATGATGTGGATGCTAATACATCTATTGATCAACTCTCAGAAGAACTAAATATCAAAATGCCAGAG GGTCATCAATATGAGACTGTATCAGGTTTTATATGTGAGGCATTTGGATACATCCCTAGGACAGGTGAGACCATCAAAGTCATCCTTGCAAAGGAAATTCAAGAAGAGGATGATGAGCAAACTGATGCCAAGCCAGACCGACCAGACCAGAATGGAAAGAATCAGATATATAAGATTGAG ATATTAGCAGGAAATGCCAGAAAAGTCAGTGCAGTCCGGTTTGAACGGATAAACAATGATGATGTAATGATGGATGCCAAAGAAGTGACTCGCCTGGTTCCCAGAATTTTGAAGAGGAAATGGAGTACTGAAGAAGAGGCAGATGGTTCTGAATGTGATGAGGATTCATTCCAAAAAAGACCAGAGCATAGTCTTTCTGATTCCAATGTAATTGCTGAACATGAAGATGACAATGAGAGTCCTGGTAGACACTAG
- the LOC136219193 gene encoding non-functional NADPH-dependent codeinone reductase 2-like: MESLIPKVSEIKIPVIGYGTAEFPFSEDKEAVKQSVIDAIKLGYRHFDTASLYQSEKPLGDAISEALKLGLIKSRNELFITSKLYVADAHSHLVLPALQKTLANLGLEYLDLYLIHFHVSLKPGSSFPFKPEDIVVLDIKSVWKAMEECQMLGLTKAIGVSNFTCKKIEELLAAATIPPAVNQVEMNPCWQQKKLRKVCEEKGIHITAYSPLGGKGSPWGSNRVLECQVLKDIANAKGKTIAQVCMRWVYQQNVSIAVKSSNKERMKENLQIFDWELSEEDLQKIDQIPQERTSKVDHFVTQQGPYKSLMDLWDGEL; this comes from the exons ATGGAGAGTCTGATACCAAAAGTTTCCGAAATCAAGATTCCAGTAATAGGGTACGGGACAGCTGAGTTTCCATTCAGTGAAGATAAAGAAGCAGTGAAACAATCAGTAATCGATGCAATTAAACTTGGCTACAGACACTTCGACACCGCTTCCCTCTACCAGTCAGAAAAGCCTCTCGGCGACGCCATTTCTGAAGCTCTCAAACTCGGCCTTATCAAATCCCGCAATGAACTCTTTATAACCTCTAAGCTTTATGTGGCCGACGCTCACTCTCACCTTGTTCTTCCTGCTTTACAAAAGACTCTGGCGAATCTTGGTTTGGAGTATCTAGATCTATATCTCATTCATTTTCATGTGAGTTTGAAGCCGGGATCTTCGTTCCCGTTTAAACCAGAAGATATTGTTGTATTGGATATTAAGTCTGTTTGGAAAGCCATGGAAGAGTGTCAAATGCTCGGACTCACTAAAGCAATTGGAGTTAGCAATTTTACTTGCAAAAAGATTGAGGAATTGCTTGCCGCTGCTACGATTCCTCCTGCCGTCAATCAG GTAGAGATGAACCCATGTTGGCAACAAAAGAAGCTAAGGAAAGTATGTGAGGAAAAAGGTATTCATATAACAGCATACTCTCCCTTAGGAGGAAAGGGAAGTCCATGGGGAAGCAACAGAGTTTTGGAATGTCAAGTCTTGAAAGATATTGCCAATGCCAAAGGAAAGACAATAGCTCAGGTATGCATGAGGTGGGTTTACCAGCAAAATGTAAGCATAGCTGTAAAAAGCTCAAATAAAGAAAGAATGAAAGAGAACCTGCAGATATTTGATTGGGAGCTAAGTGAGGAAGATTTGCAAAAGATAGATCAAATTCCACAAGAGAGAACCAGCAAAGTTGATCACTTTGTCACTCAACAAGGACCCTACAAGTCTCTCATGGATCTTTGGGATGGAGAACTTTAA